GCAGTCTGCTGCAGCAGACCGTCGATCGCCTCGCCCCGCTCGTTCCCCCGGAGTCGGTCTGGATCTCCACCACCACGGAGCTCGCGGCCGCGGTGCGCGAGGAGCTGCCGGAGGTCCCGGCGCAGCAGATCCTCGCCGAGCCCGCCGGGCGAAACACGGCGCCGGCGATCGCCTATTCGCTGCTCGCCATGCCCGAGGCGCGACGTCGTCGCCCGGTCGTCGTCCTGCCGTCCGATCACCGGATCGCCTCGCCCGAGTCGTTCCTCGCCACCGTGCGAGCCGCTGGGGAGGTGGCCGAACGCGACGACCGGATGCTGGCGCTCGGCGTCACGCCGCGCCGGCCGGAGACCGGATTCGGTTACCTCGAGCTCGGTGAGCCGCTCGCCGGAGCGGACGGACTGCGCCGGGTCGCGCGCTTCACCGAAAAGCCGGACCTCGCCACCGCCGAGCGCTTCGTCGCCTCCGGCACCCACTTGTGGAACGCCGGCATCTTCGTTTTTCGCGGCACGACCCTGCTCGCTGCGCTCGAGCGGCACGCTCCGGACCTCGCGGCCGGGTTGGCGGCGATCGTCGCCGAGCCGGGGTGGGTCGACGAGCTCTACCCGCGCCTGCCGTCGATCTCGATCGACTACGCGGTGATGGAGCGGCTCGACGACCTCGCCACGCTGCCGCTCGACTGTGGATGGGACGACCTCGGCTCGTGGGGCGCGCTCGCCGAGGTGCTGGCGTCCGATGCGGGGGGCAACGCGGCGCGAGGCGAGTTGGTGGCGGTCGAGTCGTCGGGCAACGTGGTCTATTCCGACGGTGGAACGGTGGCCCTGCTCGGAGTGGACGGGCTCGTCGTCGTGCGGACCGCCGACGTTGTCCTGGTGCTGCCGCGCGAGCGTGCCCAGGACGTTCGCCGGATCGTCTCCGAGCTCGAACGGCGGGGTCGCGGCGAGCTGCTGTAGCATTGCCGGGACCCGCAGGCGAGGCTCGGCGCTCGACCCCCGAAGCCACGCAAGGACCGGCCCCACACCCCATGCAGTGGAAAATGGCCCGCCAGGGCAAGCTCGCCGCGCGCATCAACACCTGGGCGCTCAACCACGGCTTCCCGGCGCTCGCCTGGCTGGCGCCGCGGGCACGGCGCGGCTTCCTGCTGGCCAACGCCCGCTGGATCATCGCCCTGGTGATGACGCTGCATCACCGGCCGAAGAAGGCGATCGCCGCCAATCTCGCCCGCATCCTCGGCGCCGACCCGCGGTCGCGCCAGGTGCGGCGGGCGACCGCCGAGATGCTCCGCCATTTCGCCTACTACTGGACCGACCTCTTCCGTTTCGCCCAGCTCCCCTCCGAAGAGGCCCGTCGGCTGATCGTCCGCGACGACGGGGGCGAGCACGTCGAGCGCCTGCGGGCCGAGGGGCGACCGATCCTGCTGCTCACCGCGCACCTCGGCAACTGGGAGCTCGGCGGCGTCCTGCTGGCGCACAAGCAGCTCCCGGTGTCGGTCGTCTACGTCAAGGACGCCTTCGCCGAGGCCGAGCGCTTCCGCAGCAATCTGCGGACCCAAGGCGGCGTCGAGCAGGTGCCGATCCGGCCGAACGACCCGTTCGCCAGTCTGCCGGTGCTGCGCGCCCTGCGCGAAGGCCGACTCGTCGCGCTGCAGGGTGACCGGGACTTCGACGACCACGGGCTGGAAATGGACTTCTTCGGCGCCCCGGCGCGCTTCCCGCCAGGGCCGTTTCACCTCGCCCGGATGACCGGGGCGGCGGTGGTGCCGGCCTTCGTCGTCTACTCGCCGGATTACCGCTTCGAGATCGAGTTCGGCAAGCCGATCGAGGTGGCGCGCGACGGGGACCGCGAGGTGGCGGTAGCGACGGCTCTCCGCGCCTGGGTGCAAGTGCTCGAGGGCGCCGTGCGAGCGCATCCCACGCAGTGGTACACCTTTTACGACTTCTGGAATCCGCCGCCGGCCAAGGCCCCCGGGGTCGAGCCCGCCGCCGAGGCGAGCCGGCCGGCCGCCTCCACGCCGCTGTCGGCCCCGACACACGAGTCGCTCCGGTGATCCGCCCCGCCGTGGTCGCCAACGCGGCCGGGGAGCGGTCGCTCGCCGTGCTGCCGAGCCCTCTGCACCTCGCCGAGCTCGTTGCCGGCGAGGGAGCCTGGGAGCTCGAGATCGGCTTCGGCAAGGGCCGCTACCTGGTGTCGCGTGCCACCGCCGAGCCGATACGGCGCTTCCTCGGCATCGAGGTCGCCGGCGAGTACTACCGCGAGGTGGCGCGGCGGGTCGCCCGTCGCCGCCTCGCCAACCTCGCCGTGCTGCGCGGCGAGGCGCAGTACCTGCTCGCCACCGCGCTGCCGCCGTCGTTCGCCGCGGCGGTGCACGTCTATTTCCCGGACCCCTGGCCGAAGGCGCACCACCACCGGCGACGACTCTTCTCTCCCGGCTCGCTCGATCTCGTGCTGCGCCCGCTCGTCGCCGGCGGCGACCTCTTCTTCGCCACGGACCACCTCGACTACGGTGCGGAGGTCGAGGCGGTGCTCGCCGGTCAGCCCGGGCTCGAGCTCGAGCGGATCGACGGCGAGTGGCCGGAGGGGGCGAGGACGCACTACGAGGCCAAGTACGTCGCCGAAGGGCGTCCGATCCTCCGCCTGCACGGCGTCCTGCGCGACGCGGCGCGCCTCCACCCGGCGGGGCGAAGCCAGGTGCTGATCGCCCACCCGCCGATCGGCGCGCCCCTCCTGACCGAAACCGCGGCCGAGTCCCCGGCCGCCCTCTGAGACCGGGTCCGCCTCGATGCGCCGACTCCTCGCCCTGCTGCCGTACTTCCGGCGGTACCGCTGG
This genomic window from Holophagales bacterium contains:
- a CDS encoding lysophospholipid acyltransferase family protein, with the translated sequence MQWKMARQGKLAARINTWALNHGFPALAWLAPRARRGFLLANARWIIALVMTLHHRPKKAIAANLARILGADPRSRQVRRATAEMLRHFAYYWTDLFRFAQLPSEEARRLIVRDDGGEHVERLRAEGRPILLLTAHLGNWELGGVLLAHKQLPVSVVYVKDAFAEAERFRSNLRTQGGVEQVPIRPNDPFASLPVLRALREGRLVALQGDRDFDDHGLEMDFFGAPARFPPGPFHLARMTGAAVVPAFVVYSPDYRFEIEFGKPIEVARDGDREVAVATALRAWVQVLEGAVRAHPTQWYTFYDFWNPPPAKAPGVEPAAEASRPAASTPLSAPTHESLR
- a CDS encoding mannose-1-phosphate guanylyltransferase; the protein is MFEALVLAGGSGTRFWPASRRARPKQLLALDGKRSLLQQTVDRLAPLVPPESVWISTTTELAAAVREELPEVPAQQILAEPAGRNTAPAIAYSLLAMPEARRRRPVVVLPSDHRIASPESFLATVRAAGEVAERDDRMLALGVTPRRPETGFGYLELGEPLAGADGLRRVARFTEKPDLATAERFVASGTHLWNAGIFVFRGTTLLAALERHAPDLAAGLAAIVAEPGWVDELYPRLPSISIDYAVMERLDDLATLPLDCGWDDLGSWGALAEVLASDAGGNAARGELVAVESSGNVVYSDGGTVALLGVDGLVVVRTADVVLVLPRERAQDVRRIVSELERRGRGELL